One Rhodobacteraceae bacterium M385 genomic region harbors:
- a CDS encoding trimeric intracellular cation channel family protein has protein sequence MAVTLSLDYTSALIFALSGALAASRAQLDIVGFIFFAALTAVGGGTLRDLLLDRDPVFWIADATPLAIAMAAAVLVFFTAHLMESRLKWLIWLDAGAFAIAVAAGVAVAREAGVSTGVVLVMGVATGTFGGLMRDVVANEVPLVLKQGELYVTAAFAGAAASLLGAHFITSETPWPTVICVAVTFGLRAGSLLFGWSLPVYKSTPPRA, from the coding sequence ATGGCTGTTACCTTGTCGCTCGACTACACCTCGGCGCTGATCTTTGCGCTATCCGGCGCTCTGGCCGCGTCTCGGGCGCAGCTGGATATCGTCGGGTTCATCTTTTTTGCCGCACTGACGGCGGTGGGCGGCGGCACCCTGCGGGACCTGCTTTTGGACCGCGACCCCGTCTTCTGGATCGCCGACGCAACCCCGCTCGCCATCGCCATGGCGGCGGCGGTGCTGGTGTTTTTCACCGCTCACCTGATGGAATCTCGCCTGAAATGGCTGATCTGGCTGGACGCGGGCGCCTTCGCGATTGCGGTCGCCGCAGGTGTCGCCGTGGCGCGGGAGGCCGGGGTCAGCACCGGCGTTGTGCTGGTCATGGGCGTGGCCACCGGTACCTTCGGCGGTTTGATGCGCGACGTGGTCGCCAACGAAGTGCCCCTGGTGCTGAAACAGGGGGAGCTCTACGTTACCGCAGCCTTCGCGGGGGCCGCCGCATCGCTTCTGGGGGCGCACTTCATCACTTCAGAGACGCCCTGGCCCACGGTGATCTGCGTTGCCGTCACCTTCGGCCTCCGCG
- the folK gene encoding 2-amino-4-hydroxy-6-hydroxymethyldihydropteridine diphosphokinase, which produces MKYINDAGTGLIALGANLSTGEMPPETSVPAAMARLADRIDAAAVFSDLYHTPAFPAGSGPQFVNAAMRIEWHDTAESLLALLHDVEAEFGRTRANRWEARVMDLDLIGLDDAILPSAATRAEWANLSPEEAAKVVPDQLILPHPRLAERGFVLVPLADVAPEWVDPATGLSVADMLAARPTAELSQIVRIGASAA; this is translated from the coding sequence ATGAAGTACATAAATGACGCAGGGACAGGCTTGATCGCGCTTGGGGCGAACTTGTCTACTGGCGAAATGCCGCCGGAAACGAGCGTTCCTGCGGCGATGGCGCGGCTTGCGGACCGCATTGATGCCGCCGCCGTCTTCAGCGACCTTTATCACACACCGGCATTCCCGGCGGGGTCCGGCCCGCAGTTCGTGAACGCTGCGATGCGGATCGAGTGGCACGATACTGCTGAGAGCTTGCTGGCGCTTCTCCATGATGTCGAGGCAGAGTTCGGGCGCACCCGTGCCAATCGGTGGGAGGCACGGGTGATGGATTTGGACCTTATCGGGTTGGATGATGCGATTTTGCCCAGTGCTGCCACGCGGGCGGAATGGGCCAACCTGTCGCCCGAGGAAGCAGCGAAGGTGGTGCCGGATCAGCTGATCTTGCCGCATCCGCGCCTTGCAGAGCGTGGCTTTGTGCTGGTGCCGCTGGCTGATGTGGCGCCGGAATGGGTCGACCCTGCCACCGGTCTTTCAGTGGCTGATATGCTGGCGGCCCGCCCTACGGCAGAGCTGTCACAGATCGTCCGCATCGGTGCTTCGGCCGCCTAG
- a CDS encoding pyridoxamine 5'-phosphate oxidase family protein: MPTAFDPEQVLSRPLMANLATVTALGEPRNAPVWFAWESAALWMLSDVSSSSAERIAANPNVAVEIVDYDNTAGVLRHLGMRGRATVEPMNPALFRRLLRRYLGADETQNPWFIQNIARVDDPDGRLIRLVPSSVFTNDVSYFRTGPELASLPRESIPPDNNS, from the coding sequence ATGCCCACTGCGTTTGACCCCGAACAGGTTCTATCCCGCCCCCTGATGGCCAACCTCGCGACGGTCACGGCGTTAGGCGAACCGCGTAACGCGCCGGTCTGGTTTGCTTGGGAAAGCGCCGCGCTTTGGATGCTGTCTGATGTGTCCTCCAGCAGTGCGGAACGGATCGCGGCCAACCCCAATGTCGCTGTTGAGATCGTGGATTATGACAACACCGCAGGTGTCCTGCGCCACCTCGGGATGCGGGGTCGCGCAACGGTAGAGCCGATGAACCCCGCCCTATTCCGCAGGCTGTTGCGCCGGTATCTTGGGGCAGACGAGACCCAAAACCCTTGGTTCATCCAGAACATCGCCCGCGTCGATGACCCCGATGGACGCCTGATTAGGTTGGTGCCGAGTTCCGTTTTCACCAACGACGTCAGCTATTTTCGCACCGGCCCAGAGCTCGCGTCATTGCCGCGCGAAAGCATCCCGCCTGACAACAACAGTTGA
- a CDS encoding class I SAM-dependent methyltransferase — protein MSDDQTISVYQTRAAGYADLGITPTQATALQVFSAALPSKAHILDLGCGPGLHARALMDLGHSVDAIDATQAFVDAAQSIGVAARLATFDDITAHNAYDGIWASFSLLHAARADVPRYLAALAHALSPGGTFFLGMKTGSGESRDAIGRHYCYFTAEELERMLTDLGLTITHRVDDAEAGFAGTVDPYTLLHAKAPHNA, from the coding sequence ATGAGCGACGATCAAACCATCTCTGTCTATCAGACTCGTGCCGCGGGCTATGCCGATTTAGGCATCACCCCGACCCAAGCCACCGCGCTGCAAGTGTTCTCGGCTGCATTGCCGTCCAAGGCCCATATCCTCGACCTTGGATGCGGCCCCGGCCTGCATGCCCGCGCCCTGATGGACCTTGGTCACAGCGTTGATGCCATCGACGCAACGCAGGCCTTCGTGGACGCCGCGCAATCCATCGGCGTAGCGGCAAGGCTGGCAACCTTCGACGATATCACCGCCCACAACGCTTATGACGGCATCTGGGCCAGCTTCAGCCTGCTCCATGCCGCACGCGCTGACGTGCCCCGCTATCTGGCGGCCCTAGCCCATGCCCTCAGCCCCGGCGGCACCTTCTTTCTGGGCATGAAGACCGGCAGCGGAGAGAGCCGCGATGCCATCGGACGGCATTATTGCTATTTCACGGCGGAAGAACTGGAGAGGATGCTAACCGACCTTGGCTTGACCATCACCCACCGTGTAGACGACGCGGAAGCTGGCTTTGCTGGCACCGTTGATCCCTACACTCTTCTCCACGCGAAAGCCCCCCACAATGCCTGA
- a CDS encoding AhpC/TSA family protein, with product MLIPRQTVPALSLPLVGGGTFDLSAEASPRGTVVCFYRGLHCPLCAKYLEEFEKLVGEFAARGVGSIAISSDGEERAAEMKTKIGAENLRFGYDLTLEKAREWGLYISTSRGKTSIGIEEPALFSEPGLFLINPDNTLYYMSVQTMPFVRPHFRELLGAVDFAIEKSYPARGEYTGAV from the coding sequence ATGCTGATCCCTCGTCAAACCGTTCCCGCTCTGTCGCTTCCCCTTGTCGGAGGCGGCACCTTCGATCTGAGCGCGGAAGCCAGCCCCCGTGGCACTGTCGTGTGTTTCTACCGGGGCCTGCACTGCCCGTTGTGCGCCAAATACCTTGAGGAATTCGAAAAGCTGGTCGGAGAGTTCGCCGCCCGTGGTGTCGGCTCCATCGCGATTTCCAGCGATGGCGAGGAACGCGCCGCCGAGATGAAGACCAAGATCGGGGCCGAGAACCTGCGGTTTGGCTATGATCTGACGTTGGAAAAAGCCCGTGAATGGGGGCTCTATATCTCGACCTCTCGGGGCAAAACCTCCATCGGGATCGAGGAACCTGCGCTATTCTCGGAACCCGGTCTGTTCCTGATTAACCCTGACAATACGCTTTATTACATGTCGGTGCAGACGATGCCCTTCGTGCGTCCTCATTTCCGCGAGCTTCTGGGCGCCGTCGATTTCGCGATCGAGAAAAGCTACCCGGCCCGTGGTGAATATACTGGGGCAGTTTAA
- the rpoZ gene encoding DNA-directed RNA polymerase subunit omega has translation MARVTVEDCVDKVPNRFELVMLASHRAREIASGDPLTIDRDNDKNPVVSLREIAEETQSSADLRERLIESHQTQIEVDEPEEDAMALLQGVEQDRPATDDMSEEQMLRALMEAQGQK, from the coding sequence ATGGCCCGCGTCACGGTTGAAGATTGCGTTGATAAGGTCCCGAACCGGTTCGAATTGGTGATGCTTGCATCCCACCGTGCCCGTGAGATCGCCTCGGGCGATCCGTTGACCATTGATCGCGACAACGACAAGAACCCCGTTGTTTCCCTGCGCGAAATCGCGGAAGAAACCCAAAGCTCTGCCGACCTGCGTGAGCGTCTGATCGAAAGCCATCAGACTCAGATCGAAGTCGATGAGCCTGAAGAAGACGCCATGGCGCTTCTGCAAGGTGTTGAGCAAGATCGCCCGGCGACCGACGACATGAGCGAAGAGCAGATGCTGCGTGCCCTCATGGAAGCGCAAGGCCAGAAGTGA
- a CDS encoding GNAT family N-acetyltransferase: MAILSNAPPTTSEFNALRCSCGWSEIDPTCAAQALDNSLLHATLREDGKTIAMGRVVGDGVMYFYLQDIVVAPDHRGKGHGRTIVDRLMADLAPLLRPGCTVGLMAAHGVEPLYEAAGFTARPNDTLGAGMTIFP, translated from the coding sequence ATGGCTATCCTCAGCAACGCGCCCCCCACCACCTCGGAGTTCAACGCCCTGCGCTGCTCCTGCGGCTGGTCCGAGATCGACCCAACCTGCGCCGCGCAAGCGCTGGACAACAGCCTGCTGCACGCGACGCTGCGCGAGGATGGAAAGACCATCGCCATGGGGCGGGTCGTGGGTGACGGAGTGATGTATTTCTACCTTCAAGATATCGTTGTTGCGCCCGATCATCGGGGCAAGGGCCACGGGCGCACCATCGTGGACCGCCTTATGGCCGACCTCGCGCCTTTGCTGCGGCCCGGTTGTACCGTGGGGCTGATGGCCGCCCATGGGGTTGAGCCGCTGTATGAGGCGGCGGGCTTCACTGCGCGTCCCAACGATACCCTTGGCGCGGGGATGACGATCTTTCCCTAA
- a CDS encoding universal stress protein, producing MKLVIGLDGQSSGEKALDFAKSVAAKSETCELIVVYVIEWSPFSFQTAEENAQRHKRREEEISVAMERVVDPAVASLKAAGLDARAIVRHGDVADTLDKIAHKEGATQIVVARSSAGGLTSRLFGSSTANLVMNARVPVTVVA from the coding sequence ATGAAACTAGTGATCGGACTTGATGGTCAAAGCTCTGGGGAGAAAGCCCTGGACTTTGCCAAATCCGTCGCGGCGAAAAGCGAGACTTGCGAGCTAATCGTCGTCTACGTCATCGAATGGTCGCCGTTTTCCTTCCAGACTGCGGAAGAAAATGCGCAACGCCATAAGCGCCGCGAGGAAGAGATTTCCGTCGCAATGGAGCGTGTGGTGGATCCTGCGGTTGCCTCTCTCAAGGCGGCGGGTCTCGACGCCCGCGCGATCGTGCGTCACGGGGATGTCGCCGATACCCTCGATAAGATTGCCCACAAGGAAGGTGCGACGCAGATCGTTGTCGCCCGTTCCAGTGCCGGTGGCCTGACGTCTCGGCTGTTTGGCAGCTCTACCGCAAACCTTGTGATGAACGCCCGCGTTCCCGTCACAGTCGTCGCATAA
- a CDS encoding pentapeptide repeat-containing protein: MEGVALTRADVARACDAGEPVSAKACALDGVDLSDLDLSGWQFDRCTLIGASFNGAMLEGTRFTACRAAGATFLSANLQEAEINGGDFSNADLRGATVTSARVVGCKMTGVNLSDVRAIGWELEEVLLNLAVISKVSFRKMVLRQVDFTEASLTSCDFRGAEFEACSLRDAQLVDCGFENADLRGADLGGVSLTDARRLKGAVISKGQAADLLAQLGLRVI, from the coding sequence ATGGAGGGCGTGGCCCTTACCCGTGCCGATGTGGCGCGGGCCTGTGATGCAGGAGAGCCCGTTTCCGCGAAGGCCTGCGCCCTGGACGGCGTTGATCTGTCTGATCTGGACCTGTCGGGGTGGCAGTTTGACCGCTGCACCCTGATCGGCGCGTCGTTCAACGGCGCGATGCTGGAAGGCACGCGGTTCACCGCCTGCCGCGCGGCGGGTGCGACGTTCCTGAGTGCCAACCTGCAAGAGGCCGAGATTAACGGCGGTGATTTCAGCAACGCTGACCTGCGAGGGGCGACGGTGACATCGGCCCGCGTGGTCGGTTGCAAGATGACGGGCGTTAACCTGTCGGACGTGCGTGCCATCGGCTGGGAACTGGAAGAGGTGCTGCTGAACTTGGCGGTGATTTCCAAGGTCTCGTTCCGAAAGATGGTGCTGAGGCAGGTGGATTTTACCGAGGCGTCGCTGACCTCCTGCGATTTTCGCGGGGCAGAGTTCGAGGCCTGTTCCTTGCGTGACGCGCAGCTGGTGGATTGTGGGTTCGAGAACGCAGACCTGCGCGGTGCCGATCTTGGCGGCGTGTCTCTGACAGACGCGCGGCGGTTGAAGGGGGCGGTAATCTCGAAGGGGCAGGCTGCTGATTTGTTGGCGCAACTGGGCTTGCGGGTGATCTAG
- a CDS encoding NYN domain-containing protein gives MFYRDERLALFIDGSNLYAAAKSLGFDIDYKLLRSEFMQRGKLLRANYYTALLENDDYSPIRPLVDWLHYNGFNMITKPAKEFTDSQGRRKVKGNMDIELAVDAMEAAPHVDHIVIFSGDGDFRPLVEALQRKGCRVSVVSTIRSQPPMIADDLRRQCDNFIELFDLKDAIGRPAREPRPEAFEAEQETVE, from the coding sequence ATGTTTTATCGAGACGAACGTCTTGCGCTGTTTATCGACGGCTCCAACCTTTACGCGGCTGCCAAATCGCTCGGGTTTGATATTGACTACAAGCTTCTGCGGTCAGAATTCATGCAGCGCGGGAAGCTGTTGCGTGCGAACTACTACACAGCCCTTCTGGAGAATGATGACTACTCTCCCATCCGCCCATTGGTGGATTGGCTGCACTACAACGGTTTCAACATGATCACGAAGCCCGCGAAGGAATTCACCGATAGCCAAGGCCGCCGTAAGGTCAAAGGTAACATGGATATCGAGCTGGCCGTCGATGCGATGGAAGCCGCGCCCCATGTGGATCATATCGTGATTTTCTCGGGCGACGGCGATTTCCGGCCATTGGTCGAAGCATTGCAGCGCAAAGGGTGCCGGGTGTCAGTGGTCTCTACGATCCGCAGCCAGCCGCCGATGATTGCCGATGATCTGCGCCGTCAGTGCGACAATTTCATCGAGCTTTTCGATCTGAAAGACGCCATTGGTCGTCCGGCCCGCGAACCGCGCCCTGAAGCTTTTGAGGCCGAGCAAGAAACGGTCGAATAG
- a CDS encoding alanine:cation symporter family protein: MKKIYSVLMAIATYMAVSMPAVAQEAAVSLDERVNAAFAGATGWFVNFIFMSIPGTNFPWIVMWLVIGATVFTIYFAAVQFRFFGHAIGLVKGDYSDPDDAGEVSHFQALATALSGTVGLGNIAGVAVAVGIGGPGATFWMILAGLLGMASKFTECTLGVKYRNEYPDGTVSGGPMYYISKGFSELGLPGGKILAVLFSIFCILGALGGGNMFQANQAHAQITQITGEFPGWITGVIFAAVVFAVIVGGIKSIARVTEKIVPFMGILYVGAAIIVLIVNYNMIGWAFGQIFAGAFTGLGVAGGMVGALIQGFKRAAFSNEAGVGSAAIAHSAVKTKEPITEGFVSLLEPLIDTVVICTMTALVIIISQQLIIDEATGTYMLNEAGSAIATVGDTGGVALTSAAFGSAISWFPFVLAIAVILFAFSTMISWSYYGLKAWTYLFGEGKTTELIFKVIFCIFIVIGAAASLGPVIDFSDAAIFAMAVVNIFCLYFLMKVVKAELQSYSARLKSGEIKKFTH, translated from the coding sequence ATGAAAAAGATCTATTCAGTTTTGATGGCAATCGCGACCTATATGGCCGTGTCGATGCCAGCGGTCGCTCAAGAAGCAGCCGTTTCCTTGGATGAGCGCGTCAACGCGGCATTTGCCGGCGCGACGGGCTGGTTTGTAAACTTCATCTTCATGTCGATCCCCGGCACCAACTTCCCTTGGATCGTGATGTGGCTGGTGATCGGTGCGACGGTTTTCACCATCTACTTCGCCGCCGTTCAGTTTCGCTTCTTCGGCCATGCCATTGGCTTGGTGAAGGGCGATTATTCGGACCCTGATGACGCGGGCGAGGTCAGCCACTTCCAAGCTTTGGCAACGGCGCTTTCGGGCACGGTTGGCCTTGGCAACATCGCTGGTGTCGCTGTGGCAGTTGGCATCGGCGGGCCGGGGGCCACCTTCTGGATGATCCTTGCGGGTCTTCTGGGGATGGCATCGAAGTTCACCGAATGTACGTTGGGTGTGAAGTATCGCAACGAATACCCTGACGGCACCGTTTCCGGTGGCCCGATGTACTACATCTCTAAGGGTTTCAGCGAGTTGGGTCTGCCGGGTGGTAAGATCCTTGCGGTACTGTTCTCGATCTTCTGTATCCTTGGCGCTCTTGGTGGCGGTAACATGTTCCAAGCCAACCAAGCCCATGCGCAGATCACCCAGATCACCGGCGAATTCCCCGGCTGGATCACCGGTGTCATCTTCGCGGCCGTGGTGTTTGCAGTCATCGTGGGCGGGATCAAATCCATCGCGCGGGTCACGGAAAAGATCGTCCCTTTCATGGGTATCCTTTACGTTGGCGCGGCGATCATCGTGTTGATCGTGAACTACAACATGATCGGTTGGGCCTTCGGCCAGATCTTCGCGGGTGCCTTCACGGGCCTCGGCGTTGCAGGCGGCATGGTTGGTGCGTTGATCCAGGGCTTCAAACGGGCGGCGTTCTCGAACGAAGCGGGCGTTGGTTCTGCGGCGATTGCGCACTCGGCGGTGAAAACCAAAGAGCCAATCACAGAAGGGTTCGTTTCCCTGCTGGAGCCGCTGATCGACACGGTTGTCATCTGTACGATGACGGCGCTGGTCATCATCATCAGCCAACAGCTGATCATTGATGAGGCCACCGGCACCTACATGCTGAACGAGGCGGGTTCCGCCATCGCCACAGTAGGTGACACAGGCGGTGTTGCCCTGACGTCGGCAGCCTTCGGGTCCGCGATCAGCTGGTTCCCCTTCGTGTTGGCGATTGCAGTGATCTTGTTCGCGTTCTCCACCATGATCTCGTGGTCGTACTACGGGTTGAAGGCTTGGACGTATCTGTTTGGCGAAGGCAAGACGACAGAGCTGATCTTCAAGGTCATCTTCTGCATCTTCATTGTCATCGGTGCGGCGGCCAGCCTTGGCCCGGTCATCGACTTCTCGGATGCGGCGATCTTCGCGATGGCTGTGGTCAACATCTTCTGCCTCTACTTCCTGATGAAGGTCGTGAAGGCCGAGTTGCAGTCCTACAGCGCACGTCTGAAGTCGGGCGAGATCAAGAAGTTCACGCACTAA
- a CDS encoding bifunctional (p)ppGpp synthetase/guanosine-3',5'-bis(diphosphate) 3'-pyrophosphohydrolase: MDVEDLLSLVRAYNPKVNEALIRDAFDYGAQAHDGQTRHSGEPYFTHPVAVAALLTEQQLDDATIVTALLHDTIEDTRSTYKEVSDRFGPEIAELIDGVTKLTNLQLSNRESKQAENFRKLFMAMSKDLRVILVKLADRLHNMRTIRHMRPEKQRQKAQETMDIYAPLAGRMGMHWMREELEDLSFRVVNPEARSSILRRFITLQRESGDVIPKITDDIEAVLEKHGIKAQVYGRAKKPYSIWRKMQDKKLAFSRLSDIYGFRVITQSEDDCYRTVGAIHQRWKSVPGRFKDYISQPKSNGYRSIHTTVSGRDGKRVEVQIRTRQMHEVAEAGVAAHWAYRDGVRAQNPFAVDPAKWLESLNERFENAEDHDEFLEHVKLEMYSDQVFCFTPKGDVVKLPRGATPIDFAYSIHTRIGHSCVGAKVDGLRVPLWTRLKNGQSIDIITAEGQTPQATWIDIATTGRAKAAIRKSLREVDRDRYIKLGRELARVAFEQVGKKATDKALATAAKALLLTDADEVLARIGSAELSARQVVAELYPELANTDEGAAVASTRAVIGLPPGARTLRAQCCQPIPGERIVGITYHGKGPIVHAIDCPALEPLMDQSERWIDLHWTEGRHAPVHNVTAEVTLSNGIGVLGRLCTLIGEQNANISDLHFIDRKPDFFRLLIDMDVRDAEHLHAVMMAIEADSDVAALDRFRDLDRRP, encoded by the coding sequence ATCGACGTCGAAGATCTGCTGAGCCTGGTCCGTGCTTACAATCCCAAAGTGAACGAGGCGTTGATCCGTGACGCCTTTGACTATGGCGCGCAGGCCCACGATGGCCAAACGCGCCATTCTGGTGAGCCTTACTTCACCCATCCCGTGGCCGTCGCCGCCCTTCTGACAGAACAACAGTTGGACGATGCCACCATCGTCACGGCGCTTCTTCACGACACGATTGAAGACACACGATCGACCTACAAAGAGGTCTCGGACCGGTTCGGCCCTGAAATCGCCGAGCTGATCGACGGTGTCACCAAGCTGACTAACCTTCAGTTGAGCAACCGGGAAAGCAAGCAGGCCGAGAACTTCCGCAAGTTGTTCATGGCGATGTCCAAGGACCTGCGCGTTATTCTGGTGAAGCTGGCCGACCGCCTGCACAACATGCGCACAATCCGCCATATGCGCCCCGAAAAGCAGCGCCAGAAAGCGCAAGAAACGATGGATATCTACGCGCCGCTTGCGGGGCGGATGGGTATGCATTGGATGCGGGAAGAGCTGGAGGACCTCTCTTTCCGGGTGGTGAACCCTGAAGCTCGATCCTCGATCCTACGCCGCTTTATCACGCTGCAACGGGAATCGGGCGATGTGATCCCGAAGATCACCGACGATATCGAAGCCGTGCTGGAAAAACACGGGATCAAGGCGCAGGTCTATGGGCGGGCGAAGAAGCCCTATTCGATCTGGCGCAAGATGCAGGACAAGAAGCTGGCGTTTTCGCGGCTGTCCGACATCTACGGCTTTCGTGTCATCACCCAGTCGGAGGACGATTGCTACCGTACCGTCGGCGCGATCCATCAGCGGTGGAAGTCGGTGCCGGGTCGGTTCAAGGATTACATCAGTCAGCCAAAATCGAACGGCTACCGCTCGATCCACACTACGGTGTCGGGGCGCGATGGTAAGCGGGTCGAGGTGCAAATCCGCACCCGCCAGATGCACGAAGTGGCCGAAGCGGGCGTTGCCGCCCATTGGGCCTACCGCGACGGCGTGCGGGCGCAGAACCCCTTTGCGGTGGACCCGGCCAAATGGCTGGAATCTTTGAACGAGCGGTTTGAGAACGCCGAAGACCACGATGAGTTTTTGGAACACGTGAAGTTGGAAATGTACTCTGACCAAGTGTTCTGCTTCACCCCCAAGGGCGATGTGGTGAAGTTGCCGCGCGGGGCCACGCCGATTGATTTCGCCTATTCGATTCACACGCGGATCGGGCATTCCTGTGTCGGCGCGAAGGTGGACGGGCTGCGGGTGCCTTTGTGGACGCGCCTGAAGAATGGCCAGTCCATCGACATTATCACGGCCGAGGGGCAGACGCCGCAGGCCACATGGATCGACATCGCCACAACGGGACGCGCCAAGGCTGCAATCCGTAAATCTCTGCGCGAAGTGGACCGGGATCGGTATATCAAACTGGGTCGGGAACTGGCCCGTGTGGCTTTTGAACAGGTCGGCAAGAAGGCCACCGACAAGGCACTGGCGACGGCGGCCAAGGCGCTGCTTTTGACCGACGCAGACGAAGTGCTGGCCCGCATTGGTTCTGCTGAGTTAAGCGCACGGCAAGTGGTGGCCGAACTGTACCCAGAGCTTGCTAATACCGATGAAGGGGCCGCTGTCGCAAGCACCCGCGCGGTGATCGGCCTGCCGCCCGGCGCCCGCACCTTGCGCGCGCAATGCTGCCAACCAATCCCCGGAGAGCGCATCGTCGGCATCACCTATCACGGTAAGGGGCCGATTGTTCACGCCATCGACTGCCCGGCGTTGGAACCTTTGATGGACCAATCGGAGCGGTGGATTGATCTGCACTGGACCGAAGGCCGCCACGCCCCGGTTCATAACGTCACAGCCGAGGTAACACTGTCCAATGGGATCGGGGTTTTGGGGCGTCTGTGCACTTTGATCGGTGAGCAGAATGCCAATATCTCGGACCTGCATTTCATCGACCGAAAGCCAGATTTCTTCCGATTGCTGATAGATATGGACGTGCGCGACGCAGAACATCTTCATGCGGTGATGATGGCAATCGAGGCGGATTCCGATGTTGCGGCATTAGATCGCTTCCGTGATCTGGACCGGAGACCCTAA
- the rnhA gene encoding ribonuclease HI codes for MPDLIAYTDGACSGNPGPGGWGALMRAKEGDTILKERELKGGEADTTNNRMELLAAISALEALERPSTLTVVTDSAYVKNGITGWMHGWKRNGWKTATKKPVKNVDLWQRLDEAQARHNVTWEWIKGHAGHEGNEKADELARAGMAPFKKSKRG; via the coding sequence ATGCCTGACCTAATCGCCTATACCGACGGAGCATGCTCTGGAAATCCCGGCCCCGGCGGTTGGGGCGCGCTGATGCGGGCCAAAGAGGGCGACACGATCCTGAAAGAGCGTGAGTTGAAGGGCGGAGAGGCAGATACCACCAACAACCGCATGGAGCTTCTGGCCGCGATTTCCGCGCTAGAGGCGCTGGAGCGTCCCTCCACCCTGACCGTCGTGACCGACAGTGCCTATGTGAAAAACGGCATCACCGGCTGGATGCACGGCTGGAAACGCAACGGCTGGAAGACGGCGACAAAAAAGCCGGTGAAGAATGTGGACCTCTGGCAGCGGTTGGACGAAGCACAGGCCCGTCACAACGTGACATGGGAATGGATCAAGGGCCACGCGGGCCATGAGGGGAACGAGAAGGCTGATGAACTGGCCCGGGCGGGCATGGCCCCGTTCAAGAAATCCAAGCGAGGCTGA
- the ispH gene encoding 4-hydroxy-3-methylbut-2-enyl diphosphate reductase, which produces MTKPPLTIYLAAPRGFCAGVDRAIKIVEMALTKWGAPVYVRHEIVHNKYVVDDLKAKGAVFVEELSDCPDDRPVIFSAHGVPKSVPQAAAAREMIYVDATCPLVSKVHIEAQRHADNGLQMIMIGHEGHPETIGTMGQLPEGEVLLVETVEDVAKVAVRDPLKLAFVTQTTLSVDDTTDIVAALNARFPAIVGPHKEDICYATTNRQEAVKAMAPKAEAMLVVGAPNSSNSKRLVEVGSRAGCAYSQLVQRAADIDWRALGDIKTLGITAGASAPEVLIEEVIQAFEDRFDVTRELVETAVENVEFKVPRVLREPA; this is translated from the coding sequence ATGACCAAGCCCCCTCTCACGATATATCTCGCCGCCCCGCGCGGCTTTTGCGCTGGCGTGGACCGCGCCATCAAAATCGTGGAAATGGCACTGACGAAATGGGGGGCGCCTGTCTATGTGCGCCACGAGATTGTGCACAACAAATACGTGGTCGATGACCTGAAAGCCAAAGGCGCGGTGTTTGTGGAGGAACTGTCCGATTGCCCCGATGACCGCCCGGTTATCTTCTCGGCCCACGGTGTGCCCAAATCAGTGCCGCAAGCGGCAGCGGCGCGGGAAATGATCTACGTGGATGCCACCTGCCCCCTGGTCTCCAAGGTGCATATCGAGGCGCAGCGCCACGCCGACAACGGCCTTCAAATGATCATGATCGGCCATGAGGGCCACCCCGAAACCATCGGCACCATGGGCCAACTGCCCGAAGGCGAAGTGCTGCTTGTGGAAACCGTGGAAGACGTGGCCAAGGTCGCCGTGCGTGACCCGCTAAAACTGGCTTTCGTGACGCAGACGACCCTGTCCGTTGATGACACGACTGATATCGTTGCGGCGCTGAACGCGCGTTTCCCGGCCATCGTCGGCCCCCACAAGGAAGACATCTGCTACGCCACCACCAACCGCCAGGAAGCGGTGAAAGCCATGGCCCCCAAGGCCGAGGCGATGCTGGTGGTGGGCGCGCCGAACTCGTCCAACTCCAAACGGTTGGTGGAGGTCGGCTCTCGGGCCGGGTGCGCCTATAGCCAATTGGTGCAACGGGCCGCGGATATTGATTGGCGGGCCTTGGGCGACATCAAAACGCTGGGGATCACGGCAGGGGCCTCGGCCCCAGAGGTGCTGATCGAGGAAGTCATTCAAGCCTTTGAAGATCGCTTCGACGTCACACGGGAACTGGTGGAAACTGCCGTGGAGAACGTCGAATTCAAAGTGCCCCGCGTGTTGCGCGAACCAGCCTAA